A region of Micromonospora sp. WMMD882 DNA encodes the following proteins:
- a CDS encoding globin yields MTSAGDSDRTQPPTTLFAAIGGEPAFRRLVDEFYAGVATDPLLRPMYPEEDLGPAAERLTLFLMQYWGGPNTYSTQRGHPRLRMRHAPFRIGAAERDAWLRHMRQAVDTLDLPPDLATALWDYLERAAYFMVNAMEDPAVR; encoded by the coding sequence GTGACTTCCGCAGGCGATTCCGACCGGACGCAGCCGCCGACGACCCTCTTCGCGGCGATCGGCGGCGAGCCCGCCTTCCGCCGGCTGGTGGACGAGTTCTACGCCGGGGTCGCCACCGACCCGCTGTTGCGCCCGATGTATCCCGAGGAGGATCTCGGCCCGGCGGCGGAGCGGCTGACCCTGTTCCTGATGCAGTACTGGGGCGGCCCGAACACCTACTCCACGCAACGTGGCCACCCCCGGCTGCGGATGCGGCACGCCCCGTTCCGGATCGGCGCGGCCGAGCGGGACGCCTGGCTGCGGCACATGCGTCAAGCGGTGGACACGCTCGACCTGCCGCCGGACCTGGCGACGGCGCTGTGGGACTACCTCGAACGGGCCGCGTACTTCATGGTGAACGCGATGGAGGATCCGGCCGTACGCTGA